In Carassius gibelio isolate Cgi1373 ecotype wild population from Czech Republic chromosome B2, carGib1.2-hapl.c, whole genome shotgun sequence, a single genomic region encodes these proteins:
- the LOC127951420 gene encoding AFG3-like protein 2: MAHRYLHLSRGCRNLLHALLPNVRSTNRVQSVQGVGQIVLDRRSLLSQVLGTYRRLSSKPPKGFEKYFPNNQNGGPKNGEPKPSNAEVKEAKPTNAQKTTGGGGSSGGGGKRGGRKDESSWYSRLQKGDLPWDDKEFRMYFLCGTAFWTAVTYYFFFRDGGREVTWKDFVNGYLAKGVVDRLEVINKRYVKVIFTPGKTPVDGQYVWFNIGSVDTFERNLETAQLELGIEGENRLPVVYSTESDGSFLFSMLPTVMIIGFLLFMLRRGPAGGGRPGRGMGGLFSVSETTAKVLRDEIDVKFKDVAGCEEAKLEIMEFVNFLKNPKQYQDLGAKIPKGAILTGPPGTGKTLLAKATAGEANVPFITVNGSEFLEMFVGVGPARVRDLFVLARKNAPCILFIDEIDAVGRKRGRGNFGGQSEQENTLNQLLVEMDGFNTATNVVVLAGTNRPDILDPALMRPGRFDRQIYIGPPDIKGRASIFKVHLRPLKLEAELDKESLARKMAALTPGFSGADIANVCNEAALIAARHLSDAINQKHFEQAIERVIGGLEKKTQVLQPEEKKTVAYHEAGHAVAGWFLEHADPLLKVSIIPRGKGLGYAQYLPKEQYLYTKEQLLDRMCMTLGGRVSEEIFFGRITTGAQDDLKKVTQSAYAQIVQFGMNEKVGQVSFDLPRQGEMVLEKPYSEATALLIDTEVRNLISMAYQRTLQLLNEKKAEVEKVALYLLEKEVLDKNDMVELLGRRPFAEKSTYEEFVEGTGSMDEDTSLPEGLKDWNKERGSEKEESTEEQVARQITGGMPF; the protein is encoded by the exons GTTCAGGGTGTTGGGCAAATCGTCCTAGACAGAAGATCCTTGCTCTCTCAGGTCTTGGGCACCTATAGAAGATTGAGCTCCAAACCTCCTAAAG GATTTGAAAAATATTTCCCTAATAATCAAAACGGTGGTCCAAAAAATGGTGAGCCCAAGCCATCCAACGCAGAGGTCAAAG AGGCCAAACCAACCAATGCTCAGAAGACCACTGGTGGAGGTGGAAGTAGTGGAGGAGGAGGAAAAAGAGGGGGGCGGAAGGATGAATCCAGTTGGTACAGCCGTCTCCAAAAG GGTGATTTGCCGTGGGATGATAAAGAGTTCCGTATGTATTTCCTGTGTGGAACAGCCTTCTGGACAGCCGTCACATATTATTTCTTCTTCCGAGATGGAGGAAGAGAGGTCACCTGGAAAGACTTTGTAAACGGTTACCTTGCTAAAGGAGTG GTTGACAGGTTGGAGGTTATAAACAAGCGATATGTAAAAGTCATCTTTACCCCTGGTAAAACTCCAGTTGACGGG CAATATGTGTGGTTCAACATCGGCAGTGTGGACACATTTGAGCGAAACCTGGAAACTGCTCAGCTGGAGCTGGGGATCGAAGGAGAGAACCGACTGCCAGTCGTCTACTCCACTGAAAGTGATGG GTCATTCCTCTTCAGCATGTTGCCCACTGTAATGATCATTGGGTTCCTACTGTTCATGCTGAGGAGAGGGCCAGCCGGGGGAGGGAGGCCGGGGAGGGGAATGGGTGGGCTCTTCAGCGTCAGCGAGACCACTGCCAAAGTACTACGAGACGAGATCGATGTCAAATTCAAGGATGTGGCGGGCTGTGAGGAAGCCAAACTGGAGATCATGGAGTTTGTAAACTTTCTTAAGAACCCAAAGCAGTACCAGGATTTGGGTGCCAAGATTCCAAAG GGGGCTATTTTGACCGGACCCCCGGGCACAGGAAAGACTTTACTAGCCAAGGCCACTGCGGGAGAGGCCAACGTCCCCTTCATCACTGTGAATGGATCCGAGTTCTTAGAGATGTTTGTTGGGGTTGGGCCAGCCAGG GTTCGGGATCTCTTTGTATTGGCCCGGAAGAATGCACCCTGCATTCTCTTCATAGACGAGATCGATGCTGTAGGAAGAAAGAGAGGCAGAGGCAACTTCGGCGGACAGAGTGAACAAGAGAACACACTCAACCAGTTACTAGTGGAGATGGATG GATTTAACACTGCTACCAATGTTGTAGTGCTGGCAGGCACCAACAGACCAGATATTCTAGATCCAGCTCTGATGAGGCCTGGACGCTTTGATAGACAGATATATATCG GGCCACCAGATATCAAAGGCAGAGCCTCTATTTTCAAAGTCCATCTGAGACCACTAAAGTTGGAAGCAGAGTTGGACAAAGAATCTCTGGCAAGGAAAATGGCTGCTCTAACACCTGGTTTTTCAG GTGCGGACATCGCTAATGTGTGCAACGAGGCTGCGTTAATTGCAGCCCGCCACCTATCTGATGCCATCAACCAAAAACACTTTGAGCAAGCCATCGAACGAGTCATTGGCG GTCTTGAGAAGAAGACGCAGGTGCTGCAGCCGGAGGAGAAGAAGACCGTGGCTTACCATGAGGCTGGTCATGCTGTAGCCGGCTGGTTCCTTGAGCACGCTGACCCTCTGCTTAAA GTGTCCATCATCCCGCGTGGGAAGGGTTTGGGCTATGCCCAGTATTTGCCTAAAGAGCAGTACCTGTACACCAAGGAGCAGCTTCTGGACAGGATGTGTATGACGCTGGGTGGACGTGTGTCTGAGGAGATCTTTTTTGGCCGCATTACCACAGGGGCACAAGATGACCTGAAGAAAGTAACGCAGAGTGCCTATGCACAG ATTGTGCAGTTTGGCATGAATGAAAAGGTAGGGCAGGTGTCTTTCGACCTGCCGCGGCAGGGAGAGATGGTTTTGGAGAAGCCCTACAGCGAGGCCACGGCACTTCTCATCGACACAGAGGTCAGAAACCTCATCAGCATGGCCTACCAGCGCACACTGCAGCTGCTAAATGAGAAGAAGGCTGAGGTGGAGAAG gtggcactatATCTACTGGAGAAAGAGGTGCTGGATAAGAACGACATGGTGGAGCTGCTGGGCCGAAGGCCGTTTGCTGAAAAGTCAACTTATGAAGAGTTCGTGGAGGGAACGGGAAGCATGGACGAGGACACGTCGCTGCCGGAGGGCCTGAAGGACTGGAACAAGGAGCGCGGCAGCGAGAAGGAGGAGAGTACGGAGGAGCAGGTGGCCCGACAGATCACTGGTGGTATGCCCTTCTGA